The following are encoded in a window of Nostoc sp. UHCC 0302 genomic DNA:
- a CDS encoding TraM recognition domain-containing protein, which produces MNNTTTSVNSNQFIPPGLTDAFVSPAGLGLLACGALLVAAKCIDAKGGKAKLATARWGGNVEKTAARKLACEQIRERRHNRVALFIGTPRNISSQVIGGVRKTKIPEDPGIIYLPDVQKGVIVFGGPGSGKSFFCLNRLFSAVISQSLAFAMYDFKFSLQESATASAKGQTPILAGQALKQGYKVHIFAPGFAGSAIVNPIEFLKNQQDSSMARQLAITINRNFKLGSDDSGNAFFSNAGDQLVQAVFMFAKGTKYPDIMMCQAILGLPKLVKRIEQAYDQLNFMVREAFAQFVSVAGSPETASSIVGTASGLFSRFMVPDVLAAFCGKTNIPLDIERKQMIVFGMDKEKIDVIGPLLASVLHLLVTRNVAGKRKTPLVLGVDEVPTIYLPALVNWLNQNREDGLVTILGLQNISMLQESYGDNITNAIFGGCATKFFFNPQEDISAKRFSEYLGNKDINYTQRSWSSGGKGGASNSTSNQNATRALFESNEFTTLPVGKAVIINPGFSSCGQISLPILEKINVSDRDIKVQEESTAIWYKYQQNLLKNSQLKIPGNQEMAERRKEAERLLPLVGEISDSSELSTKKAELLAKKTEAKARKNKAQSEVIQSTRKVCNL; this is translated from the coding sequence ATGAACAATACCACTACATCAGTGAATTCTAACCAATTCATTCCCCCAGGACTGACTGACGCTTTTGTTTCACCCGCTGGATTGGGTTTACTTGCTTGTGGCGCTCTTCTTGTGGCAGCTAAATGTATTGACGCCAAAGGAGGAAAGGCTAAACTAGCAACTGCAAGGTGGGGTGGTAATGTCGAGAAGACGGCAGCTCGTAAACTGGCCTGTGAACAGATTCGAGAGCGCAGACATAACCGAGTAGCTTTATTTATTGGTACTCCTAGAAATATTAGCTCTCAAGTTATTGGTGGTGTTAGAAAAACCAAAATACCCGAAGATCCTGGCATTATTTATTTGCCAGATGTCCAAAAGGGTGTGATAGTTTTCGGTGGCCCTGGCAGCGGTAAATCATTCTTTTGTCTTAATCGTTTATTTTCAGCAGTCATAAGCCAGAGTTTAGCTTTTGCAATGTATGACTTTAAATTTTCATTGCAAGAATCAGCAACAGCATCAGCTAAAGGGCAAACACCGATACTTGCAGGACAGGCTCTCAAACAGGGTTATAAAGTTCATATTTTTGCCCCAGGCTTTGCAGGTTCAGCGATTGTAAATCCGATAGAGTTCTTAAAGAATCAACAAGATTCGTCAATGGCTCGGCAACTGGCAATAACTATTAATCGTAACTTTAAACTCGGTTCGGATGATTCCGGTAATGCGTTTTTCTCTAATGCCGGAGATCAGCTTGTACAAGCAGTCTTTATGTTTGCCAAGGGTACAAAATATCCAGATATCATGATGTGTCAAGCGATCCTGGGACTACCTAAATTAGTGAAGCGGATTGAGCAAGCTTATGATCAGCTTAACTTTATGGTTAGGGAAGCTTTCGCTCAATTTGTGTCTGTAGCAGGTAGCCCAGAAACTGCTTCAAGTATTGTGGGTACGGCTAGTGGTTTGTTTAGTCGCTTTATGGTTCCGGATGTGCTAGCGGCATTCTGTGGAAAAACCAATATCCCCTTAGATATAGAACGGAAGCAAATGATAGTTTTCGGGATGGACAAAGAAAAAATCGATGTTATTGGCCCCTTATTAGCATCAGTTCTACATTTACTGGTCACTAGAAATGTCGCAGGCAAACGCAAAACCCCCTTAGTTTTAGGTGTTGATGAAGTACCGACCATTTATCTGCCTGCGCTGGTCAACTGGTTAAACCAGAATAGAGAAGATGGATTGGTGACAATTCTAGGGCTACAAAATATATCGATGCTCCAAGAATCCTATGGTGACAACATCACCAACGCCATTTTTGGAGGATGTGCAACTAAATTCTTTTTTAATCCTCAAGAAGATATTTCAGCAAAAAGATTTAGTGAATATTTAGGCAATAAAGATATTAATTATACACAGCGCTCTTGGAGTTCTGGTGGGAAGGGTGGGGCAAGTAATTCTACTTCAAATCAAAATGCAACAAGAGCGCTATTTGAATCTAATGAATTCACTACTTTACCAGTAGGGAAAGCCGTCATTATTAACCCAGGATTTTCTTCTTGTGGGCAAATAAGTTTGCCCATTTTAGAAAAAATTAATGTTTCTGATAGGGATATAAAAGTCCAGGAAGAAAGTACAGCTATTTGGTACAAATATCAACAAAACTTGCTGAAAAATAGTCAGCTAAAAATCCCTGGAAATCAAGAGATGGCAGAACGTAGAAAAGAAGCTGAAAGACTGTTACCATTAGTAGGAGAAATAAGTGATTCATCGGAGTTATCAACTAAAAAAGCTGAGTTATTAGCCAAAAAGACAGAAGCGAAAGCTCGAAAGAATAAAGCTCAGTCTGAAGTTATTCAGTCTACTAGAAAAGTCTGCAATCTTTAG
- a CDS encoding AAA family ATPase, with the protein MNNSASKIKQVNQSIGDVARLGIFSATQFAVFGVVFCLVFVLVITLGASILWSLVSAFWASTTVLILSGDRPYLFWSKIYPTAPYWVRGYAKYISPQMKQKLGNKKVKVSRQSVKKLSPFEDWLDLTTLVRLKKGGHLAGAYLLSKKQIGSPNNTLQLVFGYSCTGIHPVFNSDEQVEALAQAFENGCKDLPQIEKFTFRWSSFCDDAEAREYFGKRVKSPVSLESKFLDYGQLARIQELTREHSRKNIVLNIYTTYTATTSDGTSGDFLDNLINKLGVFIQKRFSKEGISEITKKQLIQILNNGIEASTRHQQILDEMGFEPQPKTEVQLWKELCSKVGTNPVKVPHTLVFDELGLREEFNENSDFKNLSQTIDEAHATSVLLNNGVPYADRRWVCYSSQTHGKKYVGVMTLSRKPEAFSSTAGQARFLWDVFSKNTIYDVEVITEINPADRKLARLAQQTITKRSRAAELNTEKFKTIDVASQISVKRSVEAQEKLYTGDVPLNLALVVLVYRDTPERVDEACRLIQGYINQPAELTRETEYAWFIWLQTLLVRQEKILLRPYNRRLTFFASELLGLTNAIQIAPADAEGFELISDEGHSSIKIDVSLFKNILVLGATGCGKSLIIAALFTECIAQGMSGIIIDFPNPDGTGTFGDYTPYFNGFYFDISKESNNLMQPLDLSEIPEDDIEGRNYRLQNHRNDINTIVEQLVLGAQSFDGLIASTIESLIPLGVEAFYQDPEIQQRFVLAQKQGIGSSAWADTPTLVDLEPFFSKERLNLRHEEEKTVEALNFIRLRLRYWQASSIGNAICKPSSFNTNSKLITFALTNLQSGKAAEVLGLSAYMAASRQSLSCPKSVFFMDEASVLLGYPALGSLVGRKCATARKSGSRVILAGQDVSSIADSEAGTKILENMPCRLIGKIVPGAAKKITEILGVPEQIIAKNQSFYPKQKQMYTLWLLDYKDKYVRCRYYPSAPLIALVANSREEQAARDRFKQIYSSKFKWVSEFSKYYVERIRQGEKL; encoded by the coding sequence GTGAATAATTCAGCATCCAAAATCAAACAAGTCAATCAATCGATAGGAGATGTAGCGCGGCTAGGGATTTTTAGCGCGACTCAGTTTGCTGTTTTTGGGGTTGTATTTTGTTTAGTTTTCGTCCTTGTAATTACTTTAGGAGCAAGTATTCTTTGGTCATTAGTGTCAGCCTTTTGGGCTAGCACTACTGTCTTGATTTTATCGGGGGATCGTCCTTATTTATTTTGGTCGAAGATTTATCCAACAGCACCTTATTGGGTTCGTGGTTACGCCAAGTACATCTCACCTCAAATGAAGCAAAAACTTGGAAACAAAAAAGTAAAAGTTAGTCGGCAGTCAGTGAAAAAGTTAAGCCCATTTGAAGATTGGCTTGACCTAACAACCTTAGTGCGATTGAAAAAAGGCGGTCATTTAGCAGGTGCTTACTTACTTAGTAAAAAGCAAATTGGCAGCCCAAATAACACACTACAATTAGTTTTCGGGTATAGTTGCACGGGCATTCATCCGGTATTCAATTCAGATGAACAAGTAGAGGCGCTCGCTCAAGCATTTGAAAATGGGTGTAAAGATCTGCCCCAGATAGAAAAGTTTACCTTTCGCTGGAGTTCTTTTTGTGATGATGCGGAGGCTAGAGAATACTTTGGGAAGCGTGTAAAAAGCCCAGTAAGTTTAGAGAGCAAGTTTTTAGATTATGGACAATTGGCAAGGATTCAAGAACTAACGCGTGAACATTCTCGCAAAAACATTGTCCTGAATATTTATACAACTTACACAGCAACAACATCTGACGGAACAAGTGGCGATTTTCTAGATAATCTGATTAATAAGCTAGGAGTATTTATTCAAAAAAGGTTTAGTAAAGAAGGTATTAGCGAGATTACTAAAAAGCAGTTAATCCAAATCCTCAATAATGGTATAGAAGCATCAACAAGACATCAGCAAATATTGGACGAAATGGGTTTTGAACCTCAGCCAAAAACTGAGGTGCAGTTGTGGAAGGAGCTTTGCAGCAAAGTGGGAACAAATCCCGTTAAAGTTCCTCACACTTTAGTTTTTGATGAGCTTGGGCTTAGAGAAGAGTTCAATGAAAATTCCGACTTCAAGAACCTATCTCAAACAATAGATGAAGCTCATGCAACCTCGGTTTTGCTGAATAATGGTGTTCCTTATGCAGACAGGCGTTGGGTGTGCTATTCATCTCAAACCCACGGGAAAAAATATGTGGGAGTAATGACTCTATCACGAAAACCAGAAGCGTTTTCATCAACCGCTGGGCAAGCAAGATTTCTGTGGGACGTCTTTTCAAAGAATACAATTTATGATGTCGAGGTGATCACCGAGATTAATCCAGCAGATCGTAAGCTGGCGCGATTGGCACAACAAACAATTACTAAGCGTTCCCGTGCAGCAGAACTAAATACTGAAAAGTTTAAAACAATTGATGTTGCTTCTCAAATTAGTGTTAAACGCTCAGTTGAAGCCCAAGAAAAGCTTTACACAGGTGACGTACCGCTGAACTTAGCATTGGTAGTATTGGTTTACCGTGACACTCCAGAACGTGTAGATGAGGCGTGTCGGCTGATTCAAGGATATATAAACCAACCTGCGGAACTAACCCGTGAAACGGAGTATGCTTGGTTTATCTGGCTACAAACGTTGCTTGTCAGACAGGAGAAAATACTGCTGCGTCCCTACAACAGACGGCTTACTTTCTTTGCCAGTGAACTGCTAGGACTGACCAACGCCATACAAATTGCGCCTGCTGACGCCGAAGGGTTTGAATTAATTTCGGATGAAGGACACTCATCAATTAAAATTGATGTTTCTCTGTTTAAAAACATTTTAGTCTTAGGTGCTACTGGCTGCGGGAAATCTCTGATCATCGCCGCGCTTTTCACCGAATGTATAGCTCAAGGGATGTCAGGGATCATCATCGACTTCCCCAACCCTGACGGGACAGGTACATTTGGCGATTACACCCCCTACTTCAATGGGTTTTATTTTGATATTTCTAAAGAATCAAATAATTTAATGCAACCTTTAGATTTATCAGAAATACCTGAAGATGATATTGAGGGTAGAAACTACAGACTTCAAAATCATAGAAATGATATCAATACTATAGTTGAGCAACTTGTCTTGGGAGCGCAGTCTTTTGATGGGCTAATTGCATCAACCATCGAGTCACTTATTCCTTTAGGAGTAGAAGCATTTTACCAAGATCCTGAGATTCAACAACGCTTTGTATTAGCTCAAAAACAAGGAATAGGATCTAGTGCTTGGGCGGATACTCCAACTTTAGTTGATTTAGAGCCGTTTTTCAGCAAAGAGCGACTTAATTTACGACATGAGGAAGAAAAAACTGTTGAGGCCCTTAATTTCATCCGTCTGCGACTACGCTATTGGCAAGCAAGCTCTATCGGCAATGCGATTTGTAAGCCTTCAAGTTTCAACACCAATTCTAAGCTAATAACTTTTGCCTTAACCAACTTACAATCGGGCAAAGCTGCCGAAGTTTTAGGATTGTCTGCATATATGGCAGCATCAAGGCAATCACTTTCTTGTCCTAAAAGTGTATTTTTTATGGACGAGGCAAGTGTTCTTTTGGGCTATCCGGCTTTGGGGAGCTTAGTTGGACGAAAATGTGCAACCGCCCGGAAGTCTGGCTCTCGTGTAATTCTAGCGGGGCAGGATGTTTCGTCTATTGCTGATTCAGAGGCTGGCACGAAAATACTTGAAAATATGCCATGCCGACTCATCGGTAAAATAGTTCCTGGTGCTGCCAAAAAAATTACAGAAATACTAGGAGTACCAGAGCAGATTATTGCTAAGAACCAATCTTTTTATCCCAAGCAAAAGCAGATGTACACGCTGTGGCTGCTGGATTACAAAGATAAATACGTCCGTTGTCGTTACTATCCCTCAGCTCCACTGATTGCCCTTGTCGCCAATAGTAGAGAAGAACAAGCCGCCCGCGATCGCTTTAAACAAATTTACAGCAGCAAATTCAAATGGGTATCAGAATTCTCTAAGTATTATGTTGAGCGCATCCGGCAGGGAGAAAAATTATGA
- a CDS encoding ribbon-helix-helix protein, CopG family produces MNSKKKRKTSLPVYLDEFERRQLEQIAQKWGTNLSNTIKRLIREKIITHHERRH; encoded by the coding sequence ATGAATAGTAAAAAGAAAAGAAAGACTTCGCTACCTGTTTACCTAGACGAATTTGAGCGGCGGCAATTGGAACAAATAGCCCAAAAGTGGGGTACAAACCTCTCAAACACAATCAAAAGACTAATTAGAGAAAAAATAATTACACATCACGAGCGGCGGCATTAG